One region of Bactrocera neohumeralis isolate Rockhampton chromosome 5, APGP_CSIRO_Bneo_wtdbg2-racon-allhic-juicebox.fasta_v2, whole genome shotgun sequence genomic DNA includes:
- the LOC126759693 gene encoding neurofilament heavy polypeptide-like, producing MEDAINSGEQQKPSGGTSESSKKWNTPTGLPQTTQTAQQANKSPNKPNQGWKSTKGKNMRQNETRRKELPHFVRTEMEILKHLRRVNRDLRILLQPKYNCISTPRVNKSHQPVTQCREPPVIKAGNSRVGAVGRKSQNALAKAINVNPKRPTQHLKPTAGTNRVAPLPTNQSCTRKPQSGVQALPQKFSTATRRSARTLQRLMLYFKPKRKPDSSQCAQKPVIKDNNKSVANEAIKCKTDTLCRKLKRGLQATRIAKEKVKTRYPTKLAEQSVKDVEALKHKLSEEKVLKQRVMGRARILKQKVTNGKSLKQIVKDEETPKQQVKAMEPPKPTAKEKEPASPSVKNERTIGEKTLAFRLNCLRAETKSLQNEDESKSALIVNKKKLFSRTPEVLASNAECALQDKKTVREIESTISHGRFGNCLPFLKARKKAPVRVTTLEEKASSETELKKVYKKRKFRYSTANIDHLPSSSHTNMKYVEAINAIRRHNRNIYKDPHETPSTSSLEEYFHVLSERMAREQKEADERKPRRRGRRGTSNYNLPRRRVRPPIK from the coding sequence AtggaagatgctataaattcgGGAGAGCAACAGAAACCTAGCGGTGGAACATCAGAGAGCTCAAAAAAGTGGAACACCCCAACCGGTCTGCCTCAAACCACACAGACTGCACAACAAGCAAATAAATCGCCAAACAAGCCAAATCAGGGTTGGAAATCAACAAAAGGAAAGAATATGCGCCAAAATGAAACAAGACGCAAAGAACTACCACATTTCGTACGCACAGAGATGGAGATCTTGAAGCACTTAAGAAGAGTTAACCGCGACTTAAGAATACTATTACAACCAAAATATAACTGTATCTCAACGCCACGAGTTAACAAAAGCCATCAACCTGTAACACAATGTAGAGAGCCACCTGTAATCAAGGCTGGAAACAGCAGGGTCGGCGCTGTCGGCAGGAAAAGTCAAAACGCATTAGCAAAGGCAATCAATGTGAATCCAAAGAGACCGACGCAACATCTTAAACCAACAGCTGGTACCAACAGGGTCGCGCCGCTGCCAACGAACCAGAGTTGTACGCGCAAACCACAGAGTGGCGTACAAGCGCTACCGCAAAAATTCAGCACAGCAACCCGGCGCAGCGCACGCACGCTACAACGCCTCATGCTTTATTTTAAGCCGAAACGGAAACCCGATTCTTCGCAGTGTGCGCAAAAGCCAGTGATAAAGGATAATAATAAGAGTGTTGCGAACGAAGCTATTAAATGTAAGACGGACACGCTTTGCCGCAAACTCAAGCGTGGTCTACAAGCAACGCGAATTGccaaagaaaaagtgaaaacacgatACCCTACTAAACTTGCGGAGCAGTCGGTGAAGGATGTCGAAGCTTTGAAGCATAAGCTCAGTGAGGAGAAGGTGTTAAAGCAGAGAGTGATGGGAAGAGCaagaatattaaaacaaaaggtAACAAATGGAAAATCATTAAAACAGATCGTAAAAGATGAAGAGACACCAAAGCAACAAGTGAAAGCTATGGAGCCACCAAAACCCACAGCGAAAGAGAAGGAGCCTGCAAGCCCGAGTGTGAAAAACGAACGAACAATTGGAGAAAAGACGTTGGCGTTCAGATTGAATTGCTTAAGAGCTGAAACAAAGTCATTGCAAAATGAAGATGAAAGTAAAAGCGCGCTAATCGTTAAcaaaaagaaacttttttcaagAACCCCTGAGGTGCTCGCGTCTAATGCAGAGTGTGCGCTGCAAGATAAAAAAACAGTGCGCGAAATAGAAAGCACGATATCACACGGGAGGTTCGGAAATTGTTTGCCGTTTTTGAAAGCTCGTAAAAAGGCGCCAGTGCGAGTGACGACATTGGAAGAAAAGGCGTCAAGTGAAACAGAGTTGAAAAAGGTGTACAAGAAGCGGAAATTTAGATATAGCACAGCAAATATTGACCACTTACCAAGCAGTAGTCATACAAATATGAAATACGTGGAAGCAATCAATGCTATAAGGCGACACAATCGGAACATTTATAAAGATCCGCATGAAACGCCGAGCACATCGTCGCTAGAGGAGTATTTTCACGTGCTCTCAGAACGCATGGCGCGCGAGCAAAAGGAAGCGGATGAGCGTAAGCCAAGGCGCAGAGGTCGACGCGGCACGAGTAATTATAATTTGCCGCGCAGAAGAGTGCGACCaccaataaaatga
- the LOC126759691 gene encoding microtubule-associated protein futsch-like produces MPSAKPRGAKPKSSLKRDEARGKRKGKEVRELWFNPHAKQMGESLTDIYGCDCDCDVMLDEDVQQELRRLSKVYSRTVVEDEDEEDKSKGFLCFKKSSQRSRSKQRVDKEKKRRKSKEREDMEKTKRRKSKERVERERSKRRKSKERESPRREHERKSRSRPNSYLHGRFKTQEEVRRYRELKSIYTTRPRQRQTANKPTTATTCFKKKKDKKRENDADIDYLESSSDDSVYSAKHKQHKSRKSDAGSTTKTRTRNSKGDASSRQRRSQSQRENDKKQKNKDKKSEVGCCGTRKKKSKADKQEEEFEAYKLEQSAPKKSKKPTASLECPLTPEEIELLEKLKQTYAREKPKVVRKAPPPPTPEEPGCCGSKSKKKKRRSEDESFTPRMTKSAEINVKRRKQPKTGKSKSDSSFYSSDRKEKRTKRIKHKDCFCFGCLRRRCQNGRQINKPKIQNVKRPAVTFKPHPKSEKPKKVEKVRKTDSNVSCCSFAINNKRKKEDFSKHKPAKIVSQQKVREQSPGAKKESKKLEKKSSFMSCCSLSNKEKSKKEAPPKAESPERPRKKTSLASCCSLTKREKSKKLDDAQEKPRKSKEHKKLPEKSSNISCCSFLKTDKSKKQADLQQKPSKTRDQEKPQKKESKVSCCSFSKREKSKKLEDTAQKSPNTKEQEKLPKKSSNVSCCSFPKTDKSKKPTDVQQKPLRTRDEEKPQKKESTVSCCSFSKREKSKKLDDTAQKPPKAKDHDKLPKKSPNVSCCSIPKKDKTKKEVEHKHVKISEKVQKEPASKSCCPISTKGKPKKSDDTRRNLFNMWCCSIDKKSKTKKEDDAKNLKNQEKLLKKPAFQSEKSPESKPPRTKQKIKVKEKISEVSCCPAFKKDKQKKSEYTQQKPPKKKSSEASCCSIYRKDKQRKTDDSQPKSPRTKVKEKIKRKASETSCCSLFQKDSQKKSDDIPKKPPRTNVQTKVKKKSSEVTCCPIFEKDKPKKVDVPKQKPVKVKSTEKVQKKPSNTSVFSCCSFDKKSKPKTLEGTKRRPMKSKTRKRAQNPFEAFCAFCKKRSTKPKPIKPLAPIESKSPPRQDQSKTKISRPRTKTKSETSFRTCWDWCDGDLDDIPARDETENAPIPSETKHAAPKSKSSGTSFWTCCSSTCVPNKAKRQRKSQHGINMKKQKRVDEATLKPKPENISYCSALYEEFENLVMQQKRCPILLSQTEFDKKSKGLTYCQQNRSSFAIKRNRSSLQNKSKKKQESQKKTKEIEKPKAEEDKDSQRKLQKVSSATYKTPKRKVKTKKQTENSTSDSGIENTYVPEYVLGKPVQVGVSLAHARHMTYSLILNSDTRRKSDKNFHKGYAYGIGCQN; encoded by the coding sequence ATGCCTTCAGCTAAACCACGCGGCGCGAAGCCCAAATCGAGTCTTAAGCGCGATGAAGCACGCGGCAAGCGGAAGGGGAAGGAGGTGCGTGAACTTTGGTTCAATCCGCACGCCAAGCAAATGGGCGAATCGTTAACGGACATATACGGCTGTGACTGCGATTGTGATGTGATGCTAGATGAAGATGTGCAACAGGAATTACGTAGATTATCGAAAGTTTACTCACGAACGGTAGTGGAAGATGAGGATGAGGAAGACAAATCAAAAGGATTTTTGTGCTTCAAAAAATCGTCGCAACGATCAAGAAGTAAGCAAAGGGTggataaagagaaaaaaagaagaaaatcgaAAGAAAGGGAAGACATGGAAAagacgaaaagaagaaaatccAAAGAAAGGGTAGAAAGGGAGAgatcgaaaagaagaaaatctaAAGAAAGGGAATCTCCGAGAAGAGAGCATGAAAGGAAGAGCCGCAGTCGACCGAATTCGTATTTGCATGGAAGATTCAAAACACAAGAGGAGGTTAGACGTTATAGAGAGCTCAAATCAATCTATACCACCAGACCCAGGCAGCGACAAACAGCCAACAAGCCGACAACAGCTACAACATGcttcaagaagaagaaggacAAGAAGAGGGAAAATGATGCAGATATTGACTATCTTGAAAGCTCAAGTGATGACTCAGTATACAGCGCCAAGCATAAACAGCATAAGTCGCGCAAGTCTGATGCCGGGAGCACAACAAAGACAAGAACGAGAAATAGTAAAGGTGACGCTTCCTCGCGTCAACGTCGCTCACAATCCCAGCGTGAGAACGATAAGAAGCAAAAGAATAAGGATAAAAAATCCGAGGTAGGATGTTGTGGCACACGAAAGAAAAAATCCAAGGCTGATAAGCAGGAGGAGGAATTCGAGGCGTATAAACTGGAGCAGAGCGCACCCAAGAAAAGTAAAAAGCCGACAGCATCGCTGGAATGTCCACTGACACCCGAAGAAATCGAGTTACTGGAAAAATTGAAGCAAACATACGCAAGAGAGAAACCGAAAGTGGTGCGCAAAGCGCCGCCACCACCTACACCAGAGGAGCCAGGTTGTTGCGGCtcgaagtcaaaaaaaaaaaaacgtcggTCCGAGGATGAATCATTCACACCCAGAATGACCAAATCAGCAGAAATCAATGTAAAACGTAGAAAGCAACCTAAAACTGGTAAGAGTAAATCAGATAGCTCCTTCTATTCTTCTGACAGAAAGGAAAAACGTACCAAACGGATAAAACACAAAGACTGCTTCTGCTTTGGCTGTTTGAGACGAAGATGTCAGAATGGTAGACAAATTAACAAACCGAAAATACAAAATGTGAAACGTCCAGCGGTAACTTTCAAGCCCCATCCTAAATCGGAGAagccaaaaaaagttgaaaaagtgcGCAAGACAGACTCTAACGTATCTTGCTGCTCGTTCGCcataaacaataaaagaaagaaGGAGGATTTTTCTAAGCACAAGCCCGCGAAGATCGTTAGCCAACAAAAAGTGCGAGAGCAATCACCTGGTGCTAAGAAAGAGAGtaaaaaacttgaaaagaaGTCATCCTTTATGTCATGCTGTTCTTTGTCTAACAAGGAGAAGTCAAAGAAAGAAGCACCACCAAAAGCCGAAAGTCCCGAGAGACCCCGCAAGAAAACATCTCTTGCATCCTGCTGTTCTTTGACCAAGCgagagaaatcaaaaaaattagacGATGCTCAAGAAAAGCCACGGAAGTCCAAAGAACATAAAAAACTGCCAGAAAAATCGTCCAATATTTCGTGTTGTTCCTTCCTTAAGACGGATAAATCAAAGAAACAAGCTGATCTTCAACAAAAACCATCAAAGACCCGAGACCAGGAAAAGCCACAAAAGAAAGAATCAAAGGTGTCATGTTGTTCATTCTCTAAAAGAGAGAAATCTAAGAAATTAGAAGACACCGCACAAAAGTCGCCAAATACAAAAGAGCAAGAAAAGTTACCAAAGAAATCTTCCAATGTGTCCTGTTGTTCGTTCCctaaaacagataaatcaaagAAACCAACTGACGTTCAACAAAAACCATTGAGGACCCGAGATGAGGAAAAGCCTCAAAAGAAAGAATCTACCGTGTCATGCTGTTCATTCTCTAAAAGAGAGAAATCGAAGAAATTAGACGACACTGCACAAAAGCCGCCGAAGGCAAAAGATCACGACAAGTTACCAAAGAAATCGCCCAATGTGTCATGTTGTTCAATCCCAAAAAAGGATAAGACCAAAAAGGAAGTTGAACACAAACATGTGAAAATCTCAGAAAAAGTTCAAAAAGAGCCAGCAAGCAAATCATGCTGTCCGATCTCTACAAAAGGTAAGCCCAAGAAATCAGATGATACCCgaagaaatttgtttaatatgtgGTGCTGTTCGATCGATAAGAAGAGCAAAACAAAGAAGGAAGACGATGCCAAAAACCTCAAAAACCAGGAAAAACTTCTAAAGAAACCAGCTTTCCAGAGCGAAAAATCACCCGAATCAAAGCCACCGAGAACCAAACAAAAgataaaagtgaaagaaaaaatttccgAAGTATCCTGCTGCCCGGCGTTTAAAAAGgataaacaaaagaaatcggAATATACTCAacaaaaacccccaaaaaagaAATCATCTGAAGCGTCCTGCTGCTCAATTTATAGAAAAGATAAGCAACGAAAAACAGATGATTCTCAACCGAAGTCACCTAGAACCAAagtaaaggaaaaaattaaaagaaaagcaTCAGAAACGTCCTGTTGTTCACTCTTCCAAAAGGATAGTCAAAAGAAATCAGACGATATTCCAAAGAAACCACCGAGAACCAATGTACAGACAAAAGTTAAAAAGAAGTCGTCTGAAGTAACCTGCTGCCCAATCTTCGAAAAGGATAAGCCAAAGAAAGTAGATGTTCCTAAGCAAAAACCTGTGAAAGTCAAAAGCACAGAAAAGGTGCAAAAGAAGCCATCTAACACTTCTGTTTTTTCTTGCTGTTCATTTGATAAAAAGAGTAAGCCAAAAACTTTGGAGGGAACCAAAAGGAGACCCATGAAATCCAAAACTAGGAAGAGGGCCCAAAATCCGTTCGAAGCATTCTGTGCATTTTGCAAAAAGAGAAGTACTAAACCAAAACCCATTAAACCACTTGCCCCAATTGAATCTAAAAGTCCTCCACGACAAGATcaaagcaaaacgaaaattAGTAGACCTAGAACTAAAACAAAATCGGAAACGTCATTTCGAACCTGCTGGGATTGGTGTGATGGCGATCTAGACGATATTCCTGCCAGAGATGAAACAGAGAACGCGCCGATTCCGAGCGAAACTAAGCATGCAGCACCGAAGAGCAAGTCGTCAGGCACATCCTTTTGGACTTGCTGTTCAAGCACGTGTGTACCAAACAAAGCTAAACGGCAGCGAAAGTCACAACACGGCATTaacatgaaaaaacaaaaaagagtaGATGAAGCAACCCTCAAACCGAaacctgaaaatatttcttactgCAGTGCGCTCTATGAAGAATTTGAAAATCTAGTCATGCAACAAAAGCGATGTCCAATACTGCTATCGCAAACCGAATTCGACAAGAAATCCAAAGGCCTCACTTACTGTCAACAAAACCGTTCGAGTTTCGCGATAAAAAGGAACAGGTCCAGTTTACAAAACAAATCTAAAAAGAAACAAGAATCCCAAAAGAAAactaaagaaattgaaaaaccaaaagcCGAGGAAGATAAAGATAGTCAAaggaaattgcaaaaagtgTCCAGCGCTACGTATAAGACGCCTAAACGTAAAGTCAAAACGAAAAAGCAAACTGAGAACTCCACGAGTGATTCGGGTATTGAGAACACGTATGTGCCTGAATATGTGCTGGGGAAACCAGTACAGGTAGGCGTGTCCTTGGCGCATGCCAGGCACATGACCTACAGTCTCATACTAAACAGCGATACGCGCAGGAAGTCCGACAAGAATTTCCACAAGGGATATGCTTACGGTATTGGTTGTCAAAATTAA
- the LOC126759698 gene encoding trichohyalin-like: protein MPSTAKHCLAKRKQDQRRAEAHSTSRQKEVRELWFNPHATEICESRMNICLCDCDCHIWQDENVQRELRKLANAYSHKNPPGMKDEEETEPKPKTKKGKVSSVEEEEKEPTKRFLCFKKSSTKRSHSKQREEKEQRKRQKSKEEDNTKKVHEKSISHSSNRPFPVNRRFKTREEAKRYRELKAIYTTKPRNPQHSDKQNDTETKSNPQNTIEAKGRSPKKHAASSSADSVTTAAQRQHRSRKIKTEPRTRPQGSNDSGYPRDRSYAPMYADEREHMELKKDDHKDSEVGCCGMRKKSKAKKQQREYEAYTPAHCSDKQTPRPNLEAECAPTAGEMELLEMLRATYTREVKPEHEQKSKPAAPTATTTEEETGCCGSNSKKKQQQAEADLCEQCYYCECSCGDNYPKEIEQHQATEWITQTNDSKSKQYDKAAEPFCSCDSSDSKNGNKEHIFKYPTREMISLQVDEEQAPRKTKSVGISAKHKNEIDTSKSVNSMYTTKRKPKNIKGTKNQNPPKDEDSEKTSCCSFLCRKKQKIEGDKPQTKTKLVKKRKKPHTAVSFSPEKPQKRRQQVTKPIEKEKGRNVNVNRRKQPAFHPKPEPKTKSSPKTPLSSSKNKPQQADGRKARRRNQPAFHPKPESKTQPKVKTSSSSVNRRPPPGDKRKATARGKIRPLTKPNKAKPSSKQPERSSLKKDTGSETSCCPCLRAKNNFEQSNIKEKGHKKDKPEAYAGSKRKPAKVKSGEKVQEKPKKRQRKPSPTQSHEKVQRMKPKQSGYSKQQASKVESREKLEKKQSGTSCWSCFRKNKTKKSDTSKKEPSKNKSTEKLYRDRPKDDSKQKLSKHQSQEKFKKEKSKKHPDSKQKASKSNSKETLDKKTSESSCWSCRSGDNKEKANHIDESKRRPAKSKSEQKLQKDHPNKSSVSKQKHAKASKSQEKIERKSSQASCWSCRSSDKKEKTKESDLPKKRTTRSKSQDNKQFARDPARVHKNSPKKTGDSKQKPFKAKSQEKVQKQSSETSCWSCRSNKEKDKKQPSRTKIQDKTLKDRPMTKSKSQNKIQKEKTKRPRDSKQKPSKGRSQEKVQKQSSDTSCWSCRSSGGKDKEKKPNESRKKPSKSKSQEKIQRDKPKKPTDSKQTPSKGRSQEKVEKQSSNTSCWSCRSSGGKNKEKKPNESRKKPSKSKSQEKIQRDKPKKPTDSMQTPSKGRSQEKVQKQSSNTSCWSCRSSGGKDKEKKPNESRKKPSTSKSRSKELTDSKATSQDKVPNYRLRKLIKPNERPTKVKSQEKVKGQKSETSCCSSRSKSEKNKSTKLDASQKSSSSKTQLSKAKSQEQAQKKQSSCCSKGTSDRDSKTKPSKAKQKEVVQEKPIKKYTLFSRRSKKEKSKEKAAPDHPVGEDLAKPKKGNKKAEKTKPSESSFCSCCSSSHKLSKDKDSKSKEDNCAVKTKPEDISYCKALYQELENIIMQQNQCPIMISQTRINKAADTKSSKSSLKSKQEKQEHQKQKGEKTNQNTKEKRASKQKNKKTIPNQNSKQRSRSQIRSEKSTSDLDMEKAYMPEYVLGKPQRTGAVIARARKVRYSLLPSLKAQKKYHKHLYKGCRHEVAFQT from the exons ATGCCCTCAACCGCTAAGCATTGTCTTGCCAAGCGCAAGCAGGATCAAAGGCGCGCTGAAGCGCACAGCACATCTAGGCAGAAGGAGGTGCGCGAACTTTGGTTCAACCCGCATGCGACGGAGATTTGCGAGTCGCGCATGAACATATGCCTGTGTGACTGCGATTGTCACATTTGGCAGGACGAAAATGTGCAACGAGAGCTTCGAAAATTAGCAAATGCTTACTCACATAAGAACCCACCGGGTATGAAAGATGAAGAGGAAACGGAACCGAAaccgaaaacaaaaaagggaaaGGTGAGTTCGGTTGAGGAAGAGGAGAAAGAACCAACCAAAAGGTTTTTGTGCTTTAAAAAATCATCAACAAAACGTTCACATAGCAAGCAAAGAGAAGAAAAGGAGCAAAGAAAAAGGCAGAAGTCAAAAGAGGAAGACAATACGAAAAAAGTGCATGAAAAAAGTATAAGTCACAGCAGTAATCGACCGTTTCCCGTGAATAGACGATTTAAGACGCGTGAGGAAGCTAAACGCTATCGTGAACTTAAAGCCATTTATACCACAAAACCAAGAAATCCACAGCATTCAGATAAGCAAAATGATACTGAAACAAAATCTAACCCCCAGAATACGATTGAAGCCAAAGGACGCAGTCCAAAAAAGCATGCCGCAAGCTCAAGTGCTGATTCAGTAACCACGGCCGCGCAAAGGCAGCACAGATCACGTAAGATTAAGACGGAACCAAGAACAAGACCGCAAGGAAGCAATGACAGCGGCTATCCACGCGATCGATCTTATGCTCCCATGTATGCAGACGAAAGAGAGCATATGGAGTTAAAAAAGGATGACCACAAAGACTCTGAGGTTGGCTGTTGCGGAATGCGTAAAAAATCGAAAGCTAAAAAGCAGCAACGGGAATATGAAGCCTACACGCCTGCGCATTGCTCTGACAAACAAACTCCAAGGCCAAACCTGGAGGCGGAATGTGCACCCACAGCAGGAGAAATGGAGCTGCTAGAAATGCTTAGAGCCACTTACACACGTGAAGTGAAACCTGAGCATGAGCAAAAATCGAAACCCGCAGCaccaacagctacaacaacagaGGAGGAAACGGGCTGTTGTGGCTCGAACTCTAAAAAGAAACAGCAGCAGGCAGAGGCTGATTTATGTGAACAATGTTACTATTGTGAGTGCAGTTGTGGGGATAATTATCCTAAAGAAATCGAGCAGCACCAGGCAACGGAATGGATTACCCAAACCAATGACTCCAAGAGTAAGCAATACGATAAGGCAGCCGAACCATTTTGTTCATGCGATTCGTCTGATTCTAAGAATGgaaataaagaacatatttttaaatatcctACACGGGAGATGATTTCTCTGCAAGTGGATGAAGAGCAAGCGCCCAGAAAAACAAAATCTGTGGGGATAAGTGCTAAACATAAAAACGAAATAGATACGAGCAAATCGGTTAATTCTATGTACACCACTAagcgaaaaccgaaaaacaTTAAGGGCACGAAAAATCAGAACCCGCCAAAAGATGAGGATTCCGAGAAAACGTCTTGCTGCTCTTTCTTATGTCGCAAGAAGCAAAAGATTGAAGGCGATAAaccacaaacaaaaaccaaactagttaagaaacgaaaaaaacctCACACAGCCGTAAGTTTTTCGCCGGAGAAACCGCAGAAGCGCAGGCAGCAAGTCACAAAACctatagaaaaagaaaaaggtagGAATGTGAATGTAAATCGGCGTAAACAACCAGCTTTTCATCCTAAACCTGAGCCGAAAACCAAGTCATCCCCAAAAACACCGCTATCTTCTTCGAAAAATAAACCACAACAAGCAGATGGCAGAAAGGCAAGACGTCGTAATCAGCCTGCTTTTCATCCTAAACCTGAATCGAAAACACAGCCAAAAGTAAAAACTTCATCTTCTTCCGTGAACCGGAGGCCACCGCCTGGTGATAAGAGAAAAGCTACAGCCAGAGGTAAAATTCGTCCTCTAACAAAACCGAATAAAGCAAAACCGTCATCCAAACAACCAGAACGAAGCTCGTTAAAAAAGGATACTGGCTCTGAAACGTCTTGCTGTCCTTGCTTAAGAgccaaaaataatttcgaacaaAGCAACATTAAGGAAAAAG GCCATAAAAAAGACAAGCCCGAAGCATATGCTGGCAGTAAAAGAAAACCAGCTAAAGTCAAAAGTGGCGAAAAGGTTCAAGAAAAGCCCAAGAAACGACAACGGAAACCTTCACCTACACAAAGTCACGAAAAGGTTCAAAGGATGAAGCCAAAACAGTCAGGTTATTCAAAACAACAAGCTTCGAAAGTCGAAAGTCGGGAAAAACTGGAAAAGAAACAATCAGGCACGTCATGCTGGTCTTGTTTTAgaaagaataaaacaaaaaaatcagatACATCTAAAAAGGAGccttcgaaaaataaaagtacGGAGAAACTGTACAGAGATAGACCGAAAGATGATTCCAAGCAGAAGCTATCAAAGCATCAAAGtcaagaaaagtttaaaaaagaaaaatcaaagaaaCATCCTGATTCTAAGCAGAAAGCTTCCAAGTCCAACAGTAAGGAAACTCTTGATAAGAAAACATCCGAATCATCTTGTTGGTCCTGTCGTTCAGGCGATAACAAAGAAAAAGCAAACCACATAGATGAATCTAAAAGGCGTCCTGCAAAATCCAAAAGTGagcaaaaacttcaaaaggATCATCCAAACAAATCTTCCGTTTCTAAACAGAAACATGCAAAAGCTAGCAAAAGTCAGgagaaaattgaaagaaaatcatCTCAGGCATCATGTTGGTCTTGTCGTTCTAGTGACAAAAAGGAGAAAACAAAGGAATCGGATCTACCTAAAAAAAGAACTACAAGGAGCAAAAGTCAGGATAACAAACAATTTGCCAGAGATCCTGCAAGAGTACATAAAAATTCACCAAAGAAAACTGGAGATTCCAAACAAAAGCCCTTCAAAGCAAAAAGTCAGGAAAAAGTTCAAAAGCAGTCATCCGAGACATCTTGTTGGTCTTGTcgttcaaataaagaaaaagataagaagcaaccctcAAGAACCAAGATCCAAGACAAAACTCTAAAAGATAGGCCTATGACAAAGAGTAAAAgtcaaaacaaaattcaaaaagaaaagaCAAAGAGACCCCGGGATTCTAAGCAAAAACCGTCAAAAGGAAGAAGCCAAGAAAAAGTTCAAAAGCAGTCTTCGGATACGTCTTGTTGGTCTTGTCGTTCCAGTGgtggaaaagacaaagaaaagaAACCGAACGAATCTAGAAAGAAACCATCAAAAAGTAAAAGTCAGGAGAAAATTCAAAGGGATAAGCCAAAGAAGCCGACTGATTCTAAGCAAACACCGTCAAAAGGAAGAAGCCAAGAAAAAGTCGAAAAGCAGTCTTCGAATACGTCTTGTTGGTCTTGTCGTTCCAGTGGTgggaaaaacaaagaaaagaaacCGAACGAATCTAGAAAGAAACcttcaaaaagtaaaagtcAGGAGAAAATTCAAAGGGATAAGCCAAAGAAGCCGACTGATTCTATGCAAACACCGTCAAAAGGAAGAAGCCAAGAAAAAGTTCAAAAGCAGTCTTCGAATACGTCTTGTTGGTCTTGTCGTTCCAGTGGTGGGAAAGACAAGGAAAAGAAACCGAACGAATCTAGAAAGAAACCATCAACAAGTAAAA GTAGATCAAAAGAGTTGACAGATTCCAAAGCTACTAGCCAGGATAAGGTTCCAAACTATAGACTAAGGAAGCTGATCAAACCCAACGAAAGGCCCACAAAGGTGAAAAGTCAAGAAAAAGTGAAAGGACAAAAATCAGAAACATCATGCTGCTCCTCTCGttcaaaaagtgaaaagaaTAAGTCCACAAAATTAGACGCATCACAGAAGTCTTCAAGTAGCAAAACACAGCTTTCAAAAGCAAAAAGTCAAGAGCAAGCTCAAAAGAAACaatcttcgtgttgctcaaaaGGAACAAGTGATAGGGATTCGAAAACGAAACCATCGAAAGCCAAACAAAAAGAAGTTGTGCAAGAGAAACCAATCAAAAAATACACTCTGTTTTCACGACGAAGTAAAAAAGAGAAATCAAAGGAAAAGGCTGCACCCGACCATCCTGTAGGGGAAGATCTAGCAAAACCGAAAAAAGGGaacaaaaaagcagaaaaaactaAACCATCAGAGTCATCGTTCTGTTCCTGCTGCTCCAGCAGTCATAAACTATCAAAGGACAAAGACAGTAAATCGAAAGAAGATAATTGTGCTGTTAAAACTAAGCCAGAAGACATTTCCTACTGCAAGGCGCTCTATCAAGAATTAGAAAACATAATCATGCAACAAAACCAATGCCCAATAATGATTTCACAAACTAGAATAAACAAGGCCGCAGATACGAAGTCATCCAAATCAAGTCTAAAATCGAAGCAAGAGAAACAAGAGCATCAAAAACAAAAGGGAGAAAAAACCAACCAAAATACCAAAGAAAAGAGagcaagtaaacaaaaaaataaaaaaaccatacCAAATCAAAATTCAAAGCAGAGAAGCAGGTCTCAAATACGAAGCGAGAAGTCCACCAGCGACTTGGACATGGAGAAAGCTTATATGCCAGAATATGTGCTGGGTAAGCCACAGCGAACAGGCGCAGTCATCGCTCGAGCGCGTAAGGTGAGGTACAGTCTCTTACCGAGCCTTAAGGCACAGAAAAAATACCACAAACATCTTTACAAAGGATGTAGGCACGAGGTTGCCTTTCAAACTTAA